The following are encoded in a window of Arvicanthis niloticus isolate mArvNil1 chromosome 1, mArvNil1.pat.X, whole genome shotgun sequence genomic DNA:
- the Ccdc179 gene encoding coiled-coil domain-containing protein 179, producing MCLRVRDEEPAQVYPEGPRRHHPSDIPTRQSMENRIHYMQNIRKEKRKLEKRFARPSPIPDPGILWT from the exons ATGTGCCTTCGAGTTAGGGATGAGGAGCCTGCACAAGTCTACCCA GAAGGACCACGAAGGCACCATCCTTCAGATATTCCTACCAGGCAG TCTATGGAAAACCGTATCCACTACATGCAAAAcataaggaaagagaagagaaaattggAGAAAAGGTTCGCAAGGCCTAGCCCAATTCCAGATCCAGGAATCTTG TGGACCTAA
- the Svip gene encoding small VCP/p97-interacting protein produces MGLCFPCPAESAPPSPSPEEKRAKLAEAAERRQKEAASRGILDIQSVEAKKKKKEQLEKQMETSGPPTAGGLRWTVS; encoded by the exons ATGGGGCTGTGCTTCCCGTGTCCCGCGGAGTCCGCACCGCCATCCCCGAGCCCG gaagagaaaagagcaaaGCTCGCAGAGGCAGCAGAACGAAGGCAGAAGGAG gcagcatCTCGGGGGATTTTggacatccagtccgtggaggcaaagaagaagaaaaaagaacagttaGAAAAGCAGATGGAAACATCAGGGCCACCAACGGCAGGGGGACTTAGA